Proteins encoded in a region of the Mycteria americana isolate JAX WOST 10 ecotype Jacksonville Zoo and Gardens chromosome 9, USCA_MyAme_1.0, whole genome shotgun sequence genome:
- the ZNF142 gene encoding zinc finger protein 142 isoform X1 has translation MSAEVAVSEAAGGEMEALCSELLLPAPGEAGAAGSPGVASTGLAGTPPLTASQDLLLAEASMSGEGAHAEGSNVEIFIEAVAGNVTLSNAANATEVLVKVVELYFCERCGQSFPEASLLSQHQCLLLAPPGQLELPGALSASTSEGQSEPEGSELPGAGAQEGSAPERLLCPVCQEAFAQPGELKEHFKTHRAPPGALPCPEKGCRFATEDRKQLRDHLRCLHGASPVSCTYRACPLLFPSHLAMEQHHRTHFPFHCGRCDFVTANAKLFWQHRKGHTTESPTEMPATGGSPGSAPHSLKHHCVLPSAAEEGQEEAGNCHPGWEAIAAEARPAKPSGIREGSLEGRKASAGEEEVDSSRDESPEEGGESPCEGEAKEDGKVAPEKSGVPRAQHFKGDVAEGSEYLYKTHMCPECKRCFKKRTHLVEHLHLHFPDPSLQCPNCHKYFTSKSKLKIHMMRETGEKAHRCPLCHYSSVEKNALNRHMASMHEDISNFYSDVYSCPVCEEKFRLSQALKEHLKTHKAEPKRLSCFQGGCSYCAEDRKEFVRHLKDAHGIKAVECKYHACSLLFGTAEAMEAHRKTHYAFHCQQCDFICSNKHVFRKHKKQGHPGSEQLQCSFCPYATFNPVEFHDHVGKMHANEKIHKCTECAFATAHKRVLIRHMLLHTGEKPHKCELCDFTCRDVSYLSKHMLTHSNDKNFMCTECGYITKWKHYLNVHMRKHTGDLRYQCNQCSYRCHRADQLSSHKLRHQGKSLICEVCGFACKRKYELQKHMQAKHSQNYQVPIFQCQYCTYQTKYKQALLNHENCKHTKQKEFRCALCSYCTFSNTSLFFHKRKIHGYVPGDKDWLENYASKELEISSSEALFGYELGAALRVDASSPLAGKEQWAKVKTSQLESQGEEGYQQAFMVPLLGQGTAPLESGSKAEGGAGEGEQSRPTAGDALGDDCMQGDTARGSTELTASGDVAESCTLHLEALNVSSDPLLEHLTGEACTVQPESVEMLSCKEPPTAYEMLGSRDDLGLEDNDNTLEDIPDFEEEEEDVQEDEAVRLEDRVAAGDSQGKDSLRQATGHLEGSCSDHHKLVADTEMRETNQAELPEAWLSMLKTAEQSHPPVPEDATASDEDARGGSESVLKALRKQDKEQAETLVLEGRVQMLVVQSESQIFKCEKCSYITRKEKSMSLHSKASCQSRRAPLVCHECGASFKQQRGLNTHLLKKCPVLLKKNKILKPAGQEPPGLCQPADQPGDNSMEMAETERGGSEESEHAKSPWEAELLPDKMQAAGSPLAGERASGCPAPEKSLPGDFSTEVVEEPPQRGDGAEAGGAACSPQSGKPSEKYRLEGGKLHCNACSFVCSRVSTITSHVEDGCRSLEQFWCSLCPEAFRSRRALKSHCAEKHVVRPEEDGLQDTELPEGDPSSIETGQPSEPCLDAAPPKSTLPKRRRFSCPTCPFTCHQERAMKTHKKRGCVALGEFRCASCPFTSKAAKALRLHRKLHRKHYSKRPQLQCRQCEFTCKQARCLRQHIRIKHEGVKPHKCRYCDFSTTRRYRLEAHQSLHTGVGRIACGICSQTFGTNSKLRIHRLRVHEKTPTHFCPLCDYSSYLQNDITRHVNSCHRGELNFGCSRCEARFSSETALKQHVLRRHEEKVSYGCPRCGFVCHSEATLKCHVQKQHPHLECSTCKETFATREALEEHKTQHFSHRCELCSFAAKERQQLVRHYVESHEPSSLQDKPLRCPFCDFACCHQLVFDQHMKGHGGTRVYKCSDCEYTTKNRQKITWHIRIHTGEKPYKCHLCKYACADPSRLKYHMRIHKEERKYLCPDCGYKCKWVNQLKYHMTKHTGLKPYRCDECEYRTNRADALRVHKETRHREARSFICEQCGKAFKTRFLLKTHLKKHSEEKPYVCNACGRAFRWAAGLRHHYLTHTNEHPFFCRYCPYKAKQKFQVIKHIQRHHPERGAGDPSQGVGKDPSTPTVHLHAVQRERRVEGPPRTEQEGGCPAEKDGASQ, from the exons ATGAGTGCAGAAGTGGCTGTGTCTGAGGCTGCCGGCGGGGAGATGGAGGCCCTGTGCTCggagctgctcctgcccgcaccgggagaggcaggagctgcgGGAAGCCCTGGTGTGGCCAGTACTGGCCTGGCTGGGACGCCCCCGCTGACTGCCAGCCAGGACTTGCTGCTGGCAGAGGCGTCGATGTCTGGGGAAGGGGCTCATGCTGAAGGAAGCAATGTGGAAATATTCATCGAAGCCGTGGCTGGCAATGTGACGCTGAGCAACGCGGCCAATGCCACAG aggtgctggtcAAAGTGGTGGAGCTGTATTTCTGCGAGAGGTGTGGCCAGAGCTTTCCGGAGGCCTCCCTGCTGTCCCAGCAccagtgcctgctgctggcccCCCCAGGCCAGCTGGAGCTCCCTGGGGCACTGTCGGCTTCCACCAGCGAGGGCCAGAGTGAGCCAGAGGGCTCAGAGCTGCCCGGAGCAGGTGCGCAGGAGGGCTCCGCTCCCGAGCGCCTGCTGTGCCCCGTCTGCCAGGAGGCATTCGCACAGCCCGGCGAACTCAAGGAGCACTTCAAGACCCACCGCGCCCCGccaggagccctgccctgccccgagAAGGGCTGCCGCTTCGCCACGGAGGACCGCAAGCAACTGCGCGACCACCTGCGCTGCTTGCATGGGGCCTCCCCCGTGTCCTGCACCTACCGTGCCTGccccctgctcttccccagccaCCTGGCCATGGAGCAGCACCACCGCACCCACTTTCCCTTCCACTGTGGCCGCTGCGACTTTGTCACAGCCAATGCCAAACTCTTCTGGCAGCACAGGAAGGGCCACACCACAGAGTCCCCCACAGAGATGCCTGCCACAGGTGGCTCCCCTGGCTCGGCCCCCCACAGCCTCAAGCATCACTGCGTCCTGCCGTCAG CAGCagaagaagggcaggaggaggcagggaattGCCACCCTGGCTGGGAAGCCATCGCAGCAGAAGCCAGGCCGGCAAAGCCCTCAGGCATCAGGGAGGGCTCCTTGGAGGGGCGGAAAGCGtcagctggagaagaggaggtggaCAGCAGCAGGGACGAGTCACCGGAGGAGGGTGGCGAGAGCCCCTGTGAAGGCGAGGCCAAAGAGGACGGGAAGGTGGCTCCTGAGAAATCTGGAGTGCCACGGGCACAGCACTTCAAAG GGGACGTTGCGGAGGGCTCAGAGTACCTCTACAAAACCCACATGTGCCCCGAATGCAAGCGATGCTTCAAGAAGCGGACACACCTGGTGGAGCATCTCCACTTGCACTTCCCCGACCCCAGTCTGCAGTGCCCCAACTGCCACAAGTACTTCACCAgcaaaagcaagctgaaaatcCACATGATGCGCGAGACGGGCGAGAAGGCCCACCGCTGCCCACTCTGCCACTACAGCTCGGTGGAGAAGAACGCCCTCAACCGCCACATGGCCAGCATGCACGAGGACATCTCCAACTTCTACTCTGATGTTTACTCCTGCCCCGTCTGTGAGGAGAAGTTTCGGCTCAGCCAGGCCCTCAAAGAGCACTTGAAGACTCACAAAGCTGAGCCCAAGAGGCTGAGCTGCTTCCAGGGGGGCTGCAGCTACTGTGCAGAGGACCGGAAGGAGTTTGTCCGTCACCTCAAGGATGCTCATGGCATCAAGGCAGTGGAGTGCAAGTACCACGCCTGCTCGCTGCTCTTTGGCACGGCCGAGGCCATGGAGGCTCACCGAAAAACCCACTACGCCTTCCACTGCCAGCAATGCGACTTCATCTGCTCCAACAAGCACGTTTTCCGCAAGCACAAGAAGCAGGGGCACCCGGGCAGCGAGCAGCTCCAGTGCAGCTTCTGCCCCTATGCCACTTTCAACCCTGTGGAGTTTCACGACCACGTGGGCAAGATGCACGCCAACGAGAAGATCCACAAGTGCACTGAGTGCGCCTTTGCCACCGCGCACAAGCGGGTGCTCATCCGGCACATGCTGCTGCACACTG GAGAGAAACCTCACAAGTGTGAGCTCTGCGACTTCACGTGCCGGGATGTGAGCTACCTGTCCAAGCACATGCTGACCCACTCCAACGACAAGAACTTCATGTGTACCGAGTGTGGGTACATCACCAAGTGGAAGCACTACCTGAATGTCCACATGCGCAAGCACACAGGAGATCTCCG GTACCAATGCAACCAGTGCTCGTACCGGTGCCACCGTGCTGACCAGCTGAGCAGCCACAAGCTGCGGCACCAGGGCAAAAGCCTGATCTGCGAGGTGTGCGGCTTCGCTTGCAAGCGCAAGTACGAGCTGCAGAAGCACATGCAGGCAAAGCACTCGCAGAACTACCAAGTGCCCATCTTCCAGTGCCAGTACTGCACCTACCAGACCAAGTACAAGCAGGCGCTGCTGAACCACGAGAACTGCAAGCACACCAAACAGAAGGAGTTTCGCTGCGCCCTCTGCTCCTACTGCACCTTCAGCAACACCAGCCTCTTCTTCCACAAGCGCAAGATTCATGGCTACGTCCCTGGTGACAAGGACTGGCTGGAAAACTATGCCAGCAAGGAGCTGGAGATCAGCTCATCTGAGGCGCTCTTCGGCTACGAGCTCGGCGCAGCCCTGCGTGTGGATGCCAGCTCCCCCCTCGCTGGCAAGGAGCAGTGGGCAAAGGTGAAGACGTCCCAGCTGGAGTCCCAGGGGGAAGAAGGCTACCAGCAAGCATTCATGGTGCCCCTCCTTGGGCAGGGCACTGCTCCGCTGGAGAGCGGCAGCAAGGCAGAGGGAGGTGCGGGCGAGGGGGAACAGAGCCGTCCCACTGCTGGCGATGCCCTGGGAGATGACTGCATGCAAGGAGATACTGCCAGAGGCTCGACAGAGCTCACTGCTTCTGGGGACGTGGCGGAGAGCTGCACGTTGCACTTGGAGGCGCTGAACGTCTCATCTGACCCCCTCCTGGAGCATTTGACTGGAGAAGCCTGTACGGTGCAGCCGGAGAGCGTGGAAATGCTGTCCTGCAAGGAGCCTCCCACAGCCTATGAGATGCTGGGCTCCCGGGATGACCTTGGCTTGGAGGACAATGACAATACGCTCGAAGACATCCCGGActttgaggaagaggaggaagatgtaCAAGAGGACGAGGCAGTGAGGCTGGAGGACAGGGTAGCAGCAGGAGACAGCCAGGGAAAAGACTCCCTAAGGCAAGCCACGGGCCACCTCGAGGGGTCATGCTCAGACCACCACAAGCTGGTGGCAGACACCGAGATGAGAGAGACTAACCAAGCTGAGCTGCCGGAGGCCTGGCTCAGCATGCTGAAGACAGCTGAGCAGAGCCACCCGCCTGTCCCAGAGGATGCCACTGCCTCTGATGAGGATGCCAGAGGCGGCTCAGAGTCAGTGCTGAAGGCACTGCGGAAGCAGGACAAGGAGCAGGCGGAGACGCTGGTGCTGGAGGGTAGGGTGCAGATGCTGGTGGTGCAGTCAGAGAGCCAGATCTTTAAGTGTGAGAAGTGCTCGTACATCACACGAAAGGAGAAGTCCATGTCCCTGCACTCCAAGGCCAGCTGCCAGAGCCGCCGGGCCCCACTCGTGTGCCATGAGTGCGGCGCCAGCTTTAAGCAGCAAAGGGGACTCAACACACATCTCCTCAAGAAGTGCCCGGTCCTCCTGAAGAAGAACAAGATCCTCAAACCAGCTGGTCAGGAGCCACCTGGGTTGTGCCAACCTGCTGACCAGCCTGGTGATAACAGTATGGAAATGGCAGAGACCGAGAGGGGAGGCTCGGAGGAGTCTGAGCATGCCAAGAGCCCCTGGGAAGCTGAACTGCTGCCTGATAaaatgcaggcagcaggcagtcCTTTGGCTGGGGAACGGGCCTCGGGCTGTCCTGCCCCTGAGAAATCCCTGCCGGGGGATTTCAGCACAGAGGTGGTGGAAGAGCCTCCCCAGCGAGGGGATGGGGCTGAGGCAGGTGGAGCTGCTTGTTCCCCCCAGTCTGGGAAACCTTCGGAGAAATAccggctggagggagggaagctgcACTGCAATGCCTGCTCCTTCGTGTGCTCCCGTGTCTCCACCATCACCTCCCACGTGGAGGATGGGTGCCGGAGCCTGGAGCAGTTCTGGTGCTCCCTGTGCCCCGAGGCCTTCCGCTCCCGGCGGGCCCTGAAGAGTCACTGTGCCGAGAAGCACGTTGTGCGTCCTGAGGAGGACGGACTCCAAGACACCGAGCTCCCCGAAGGGGACCCGTCCAGCATTGAGACGGGCCAGCCCAGTGAGCCCTGCCTGGATgcagccccccccaaatccacccTGCCCAAGAGAAGGCGTTTCTCCTGCCCCACCTGCCCCTTCACCTGCCACCAGGAACGGGCCATGAAGACACACAAGAAGAGGGGCTGCGTGGCGCTGGGCGAGTTTCGCTGCGCCTCCTGCCCCTTCACCTCCAAGGCAGCCAAAGCCCTGCGGCTACACCGCAAGCTGCACCGCAAGCACTACAGCAAGCGGCCGCAGCTGCAGTGCCGCCAGTGCGAGTTCACCTGCAAGCAGGCCCGCTGCCTGCGGCAGCACATCCGCATCAAGCACGAGGGGGTGAAGCCGCACAAGTGCCGCTACTGCGACTTCAGCACCACGCGGCGCTACCGCCTGGAGGCCCACCAGTCCCTGCACACCGGCGTGGGGCGCATCGCCTGCGGCATCTGCAGCCAGACCTTCGGCACCAACTCCAAGCTGCGCATCCACCGCCTGCGGGTGCACGAGAAGACGCCCACCCACTTCTGCCCGCTCTGCGACTACAGCAGCTACCTGCAGAACGACATCACCCGCCACGTCAACAGCTGCCACCGTGGCGAGCTCAACTTCGGCTGCTCCCGCTGCGAGGCTCGCTTCAGCTCCGAGACGGCCCTCAAGCAGCACGTCCTGCGGCGGCACGAGGAGAAGGTGTCCTATGGCTGCCCGCGCTGCGGCTTCGTGTGCCACAGCGAGGCCACGCTCAAGTGCCACGTGCAGAAGCAGCACCCGCACCTGGAGTGCAGCACCTGCAAGGAGACCTTTGCCACCCGGGAGGCACTGGAGGAGCACAAGACGCAGCATTTCAGCCACCGCTGTGAGCTGTGCAGCTTTGCAGCCAAGGAGCGGCAGCAGCTGGTGCGGCATTATGTGGAGAGCCACGAGCCGTCCTCCCTCCAGGACAAACCCCTGCGGTGCCCCTTCTGCGACTTCGCCTGCTGCCACCAGCTCGTCTTCGACCAGCACATGAAGGGCCATGGGGGCACCCGCGTGTACAAGTGCTCGGACTGCGAGTACACCACCAAGAACAGGCAGAAGATCACGTGGCACATCCGCATCCACACCGGCGAGAAGCCCTACAAGTGCCACCTCTGTAAATACGCCTGTGCCGACCCCTCGCGTCTCAAG TACCACATGCGGATCCACAAGGAGGAGCGGAAATACCTCTGCCCCGACTGCGGCTACAAGTGCAAGTGGGTGAACCAGCTCAAGTACCACATGACGAAGCACACGG GCCTGAAGCCGTACCGCTGCGACGAGTGCGAGTACCGCACCAACCGGGCGGATGCCCTGCGGGTGCACAAGGAGACACGGCACCGGGAGGCCCGCTCCTTCATCTGTGAGCAGTGCGGCAAGGCCTTCAAGACCCGCTTCCTCCTCAAGACCCACCTGAAGAAGCACAGTGAGGAGAAGCCCTATGTCTGCAATGCCTGCGGGCGGGCTTTCCGCTGGGCAGCCGGCCTGCGCCACCATTACCTGACCCACACCAACGAGCACCCCTTCTTCTGCCGCTACTGCCCCTACAAGGCCAAGCAGAAGTTCCAGGTCATCAAACACATCCAGCGGCATCACCCCGAGCGTGGGGCTGGCGACCCCAGCCAGGGGGTGGGCAAGGACCCCAGCACACCCACCGTCCACCTCCACGCTGTGCAGAGGGAGA